AGAAAAATGTCCTTAAACATCTCCTGAGTCACTGCTCTACAAATTTAACAGCTTTGATAGAACCAGTCTCGTCAACGATTGTATAGCAGATATCACACTTCCCTAGCATCGCATCTTCGAAGCCAGAGTCTCTTCTTTCCTCCTGTAGGGCACGCTGTTGCATGTGCGCGCAATGCTGGTACTGAAACACCGGCGGAGGAGACGACACCGAAGGGATGTCCTGGGAGTCCGTCGACGTAGATGATCCCAGGGTCGTGGTCGTCGTCTCGCTGGAACTGTGCCTGGGATAGCTCTTGGCGTTGACGAAATGCGACTTGCGTACTCCGCCGTACTGCGAAATTTTCGGCGACGGAAGGTAAGAAGTGTCTCCCTCATCGAAGGCGAAGGACCTTCCCCTCTTGAGAACGGGTCGACTGCCGTAGCTGGCCGTCGAGGTACCACATACCCTGTACTGGTGAACCTGGGCAATGCTGGACAGCTGCTGCTCGTTGCAGAGCAAAGTGGACACGCTGCAGTGCGAGTCTGTCCGGCCCCGGCGCGTGGGCTGTTCCACAAATCGACTCCAGTCTTCCTGACCGTAGCTGCTGTCGCAGGAGCTGTAACAGGTTTCGATGGACTCGTCTCGGTTGGCAAACCGTCCGCGGAGACGGAACGACATGCTGCGGCACTCCTGACTGTTGGGCGATGGTATTGATGCCAGGTCAAAGTCCCGGTCGGCACGGTCGTGCCTCGCGGAGAGGACTTTGGAATTGTCCAGAGAGGCTCGCCGGTTATAGCCGTTGCGTATTGCCGTCGCTCGCAGACTCGACGCGCACCTCTGCTGGTAATACTGCTGTAGGTCTTCCCCCCGCGGCCTCAGGATGATGTTGCTTCCAAGAGAACTGCGTCGACTGGGTGGAGCGGCTACTGTCACGATCTTCCAGTTGCCGGATTTATTCTGGTATAACGAATGCGCGACCAATGTCTTCTGGTAATCTCCGCTAGTAGCAGAGTGTATAGACACAGAACTTCCGACGTCCGCAGCGTTGTCCCCTGAGAAGTGGCTATCTGGCGCAGGTCGGCTGTAATGGTAGCCCTTTGAAGAGAATATGCTCGGCTTACGCCTTAAGCAGGTGAATATCTTTCGCACATGTTTTCTAGTCGCCTTGTTGCGTATCACGTACAGGTAGGGTCCAATGAGTGAAGAAGAGAAAATAAGGAGCATGGATATTGCTGGCAGGTTTCTGAAGACGATGTCGTAGCTCCTCGTATGAGGCTCCAAGAGAATAACCGAGAAGAAGGGGAGGAAGCAGGCCGTGAACGACATGACGACCAGCAGTCCAGTCCTGACCGCTTTCCACTCGTCGCCGAACAGAGACGAAGCCTGGCTGAGCGATGACGTGCGCTTCGTCCATGCCGTTCTCCGATGGATGTACATTGCGCACGGTTGCTGGCCGTCGGGCGGAGGACTCAGTTCCGGAGTGTTGAAATTATGCAGCCGCGCTCTGGCACTGTTTTTTCTAGCAGCTCTGAACATGGACGTGTAGATCCACGTGATGCGTACAAAGGGCAACAGGAAGCCAACAACGAACAAGAGGCACGAATACGCGATCGTCAACAGGTCCGCCTCGTACCATACcacagtgcacaacgcccaCCTGTCCTGGTACTCGTACCTGGACACCTTGGCCAGCGGAGGAAGAGAAACACTCACGGAGAAAACCCAGGCTGACACGATAAGGCCACTTGTTCTCTTCTTTGTTATAGTCATTGAGTAGTGGAGAGGGCTATTCACTGCGCAGTTCCTGTCTACCGCTATAAGCAGGATGGACAGAACGTTTGCCATAGTTAAGCACAGAGTCGTTGCACCGTGGATTTGGCACATGACCTCGCGGAAGATCCACCCTTGAAACATAACGGAGACGAACACGAAGGGCATGACTAGGAACGTTTGTAGGAGATGCACGATTGCCATGTTGAGCACAAATTTGTTGGACGTTAGGCGCAAGGAAGGTCTGTGGTAAAAAAGCAAGAAGACCAGTCCGTTGATGGCCACACTAGACACCATGATGACGAGTAGGAGCGTGTAGTGGACCTCCACGGTGATGGAACTGCCCGCCGCCTGGTTGTCGCCGTGCCGCATGGTGGCGGGGAGACCTTTTTCCTCCTCCGCATGGGCAGAGTTGAAGAGGGCCGCCGAATGCCTGGTGCTGTGGTTGGGATGGGAGACACCGCGGTAAATCGTGGTGAACAAGCGGCCAGGCTGCATGTCGAGGCGCTGAATACAGTTGGACACAGCCGCACCTGTAATGAAAATATGGAGCATGGTTAGACGCCATAGATGCGATCGCGGGGAATGTTCAATAGAAAGGAGGTTTGCATTGATGCTATCGCCATCGCATAATCATCGTACAAACAATACATTGATTTGATTTTGCTTCTGGACACAAAGTCTGCGACAGTGTCCTGATGTAATCTGCCTTCACTTCAACCGCGATAGTTGGTGAAGACATAACGTGCATGAGGCTTTTACCCTCGTTCTCattgaaattttttttttttcagtttcgaCGAGCATTGAGCTCGTCTTTATAGAATTCGAACAATACGACATGGAGAGGTGGATACTTCGTGCACATTTGTATAGTATCAGCACGAAGCCATTCAACACGGCTTCCCTCGGTCAGGTTCAACTAAGCCCTCGTCAGAATGCTGTGCAACAGCTTTGGGACCTTGAAATGTTCATGAAGTTCATGACGATGGCTCGTTTGCTCAAGACACGGCTTCGTTATACTACTCTGTCTTTCAATGGCCCTTTGTTCTACTTTCGgcacttctttttttatttcttcgcCTTTTTGCTCTGTATTGCGCGGACACTCCAGGATCCTTCGCAGTTGCATTTCGCTTCGTTCTCATGTTACTCATTTAATGTCTCGCATGTAATGAGGTAAGATTCTGCACCCCAGTGATGAAATACCCACATCATCATCGTTACGTATCTGCTTTTCTTGTTGTTGCTTCGTTTTTCCTCAGTTCCTATATAATGGTTTAATGCGTTAGcgttaggagtgtcaaaatggaaaaagctgtatgtatgtgtgtttgtgtgcatGGGTGTGaaatggtgaagcctcaccgagacagcggtataagtggacctgcaaaggggatataagacggtaaatgtaaatggaggcaaaTTATTTGAGATTGAAGTAGTCGAAAGTAATTGAGAGTAAGAGGTACGAGTAATtggaggtaattaaaggcaattaaaacagggaagttgagtttaaaggtaatgaatgtaagatatatgtaattaagagaaagattaaatgaaattaaagaataccgaaggtaaccgcaggttataccggaggtaattaaatgttattaaaggcaattaacgtcaattaaattggaattgagagtaattaaggcaagtaaacgtaattaaaggtaattcagagaattcaagattacctcatgcAGCCTGCGGTTACCTAAGGTAATTTaagggtaattacagggtaattgaaagtaattcagACTAATTAAAGTTTAATTAAAcggacttacatatagtaattgaaagtgtcaaacaggaaatcaagcattgactggaggtggacaaccggaagttatgtttaaaccggaagtggatacccggaagtcaattATGGGCCAAAAAATGcggttaatgctaacgcatttctctcgcatttaccgctaaatcgcgagtgaatttttcttttgtgtgtgcatgtgtgcggTCCATTTTCTTGCTCCTGTGTCTGTGTAGCTATAAAGCCACAGCTAAGCTATTCTGTATGACATGGAGTCTTTATAACGTGGAGCTCGTCTGCCCATTTCCTTCTGACAATATCCGGTGTGCGAGTGCATCTCTTTTTTGAGTACGCGCGAAACTACAGTCGTGATTGCATTTTCTTGTACAAATGCATTCGTAATATTTTGAACGCAAAAAACGTTGATTAATCTTTTGAATTTCAATGGACCTTCCCGCTTTATTCGAGACACTGTCTTTCCTTTTTATGTACATGATATAACTGCTCATAAATTGCCGTCTCGACAAATTCGGATACCTTTTATGACACTGCTGTGGAGGTGTTCACTGTTTCTTTGCAGGTATCTTTTcaggaattattattattattcagtaATCAGGTAGGAAGTATTATTATTACGGTAGGGGAAGGGAAAGATACTGTAGGGAACGGTACGTATCAGGATATTTGTTACGATATTGTTCTTGGGAAAACGACGCGTTAAAGTAGTTTTCGAACAGTTAAGCTTGACATCGCCGGGCAGACAATTCAAGAGCTAAGGAAGAGTAAACTTTGACATTCGTATAGAGTAATTGATTAATCCCACTGGGCCCATTAGCTAAGCCCATAAGCCCAGTTATCCCATTACCTGTTAGCATGTGCACTAATAAGGAAAAGAAATAGGGCCTAAAGAGTGTCGGCGATTTTATGAGTGTGTTTTGTATCGGTGACCCATCTCACCGTTTCCCTGTACTTTGTTTaaacacaaaataaaagaagCTCGTGATCAAATCTGAAACGACATGAAGCACTTTTCAGGACGGTCATGTGCTGAACAGTGTCAGGCATTGTCGTCCGTTTCTTTGAACGTACGAACTGCATTTTTGTGTGCGAGCTGTAAGATGCAGCAAAATTCTGTTTACGACTAACGCCTCCATATTTCTCTGTTACGTATCTAATCTATCGCGCTTCACGACTGGGGCGCCTTCGGTGGACGTAGCAATAGCGACAAGGCACATCGTTGATTTGGCTTCAAGTTTTTAGTAATATATCATGAATCGCAAACATTCAAATTTTCACGTGACGAAATAACAAACACGAACCAGAGCAAACTCTTGGTAACGTACGTAATATTAGGCCGCACCAAACGCTCATAATCGCTCTAAACTATATTATCTGATCACTGAAACCTAAATCTAGTACCTCTTTCGTCTTTAATACATATGTGGGACAACACTGACACGAGAACGGCGGTTCACCATCACTAGCATACTTCAATTCACTAGCATATTAACATCAATTAATAGCAACTCACTAGCATATTAACAGGAACGGAAATAAGGAGAAAAATATGGTTACTCTAAAATGCCCTCTACTGATAAGGAAGATCTCTTCCTAAGCCACCCCCTTTCCCTAACCACATCCCTAACCATCCCTAAACCACGC
This sequence is a window from Ornithodoros turicata isolate Travis chromosome 10, ASM3712646v1, whole genome shotgun sequence. Protein-coding genes within it:
- the LOC135369792 gene encoding uncharacterized protein LOC135369792, with the protein product MQPGRLFTTIYRGVSHPNHSTRHSAALFNSAHAEEEKGLPATMRHGDNQAAGSSITVEVHYTLLLVIMVSSVAINGLVFLLFYHRPSLRLTSNKFVLNMAIVHLLQTFLVMPFVFVSVMFQGWIFREVMCQIHGATTLCLTMANVLSILLIAVDRNCAVNSPLHYSMTITKKRTSGLIVSAWVFSVSVSLPPLAKVSRYEYQDRWALCTVVWYEADLLTIAYSCLLFVVGFLLPFVRITWIYTSMFRAARKNSARARLHNFNTPELSPPPDGQQPCAMYIHRRTAWTKRTSSLSQASSLFGDEWKAVRTGLLVVMSFTACFLPFFSVILLEPHTRSYDIVFRNLPAISMLLIFSSSLIGPYLYVIRNKATRKHVRKIFTCLRRKPSIFSSKGYHYSRPAPDSHFSGDNAADVGSSVSIHSATSGDYQKTLVAHSLYQNKSGNWKIVTVAAPPSRRSSLGSNIILRPRGEDLQQYYQQRCASSLRATAIRNGYNRRASLDNSKVLSARHDRADRDFDLASIPSPNSQECRSMSFRLRGRFANRDESIETCYSSCDSSYGQEDWSRFVEQPTRRGRTDSHCSVSTLLCNEQQLSSIAQVHQYRVCGTSTASYGSRPVLKRGRSFAFDEGDTSYLPSPKISQYGGVRKSHFVNAKSYPRHSSSETTTTTLGSSTSTDSQDIPSVSSPPPVFQYQHCAHMQQRALQEERRDSGFEDAMLGKCDICYTIVDETGSIKAVKFVEQ